From the genome of Streptomyces sp. NBC_00659, one region includes:
- a CDS encoding SCO5717 family growth-regulating ATPase: MNSDRDGIRGGWATPGDDQSDAESAVETTGEFTIDYAPPAWYTQNASGGSGDSGGTGDAGDAEGPQDSQESDGPKESGDVRESEEPRESREPEDSAPAGDATASDGPSAAPVTVTGPAPVDGPEALLPAVVQPHAGQPDVAPHFAQPDVVRPDVVQPHAPVAAPVADAGGPSALPHLPAGGFPAPWTPAAPPVASDAAPDAQDAGSGDLDSGATMRFSAVALKREIAERTASEDAGAEDAPAADAQAEAGTAEGDGDDRGDDGTVRGEDETEAPGAALTVVRPDHHVGRSGQPVPAPPVAAPEPTPAPAPVIDPVLAYQSLEAASQSQRASVADAPVADRAAAADAVAASPGAESVAEAGAASAGTDAEAPGGAADAEAPGGAADAVPPGSSDDEAGTDAAAPGGGDFELQDASSQDSEPQDAVPVVRPEEPERMQDTPPVWAPPPLPQGGLPPLPPAYQPAAPAPAPHWPASTEPAPAAQGQVPYQAPVAPAPGQPFQPPASVPAPAPGQPFQPPAAQSPAPGQPFQPPASAPAPAPGQPFQPPAPQPVPSAWSSPGAPGPAGSPQAPAPVPSAEFENAVPAPPQAAHPSPSAAPAPAPGAPGAPQQGSYGFPQSGAPDPVSAPQGSYGFPQPGPPAPAAPPAQAPGYGFPQPAAATAPEQQAPGRPAPAPGYGFPQPNTAPQDQQPAHPAAPQAPGYGFPQQNAPEQQAPGYGFPQPAPAPEQQAPGQPAPVAPPLSGAVPPHAPAPAPQQGYGFPQSADGSPAPQPGYGLAQPQAPASAAPPYPSPAQPQAPYQPGPPPVQQQPAAPTAPVDPRTGTAWPQPVRHDQRQPTNPGAAPLGYTAAVELSSDRLLNNKRQKAKSGRPAAASSRFKLGGKKEEAERQRKLELIRTPVLSCYRIAVISLKGGVGKTTTTTALGSTLATERQDKILAIDANPDAGTLGRRVRRETGATIRDLVQAIPYINSYMDIRRFTSQAPSGLEIIANDVDPAVSTAFNDEDYRRAIDVLGKQYPIILTDSGTGLLYSAMRGVLDLADQLIIISTPSVDGASSASTTLDWLSAHGYADLVARSITVISGVRETGKMVKVDDIVSHFETRCRGVVVVPFDEHLSAGAEVDLDMMRPKVREAYFNLSAMVAEDIARHQQSHGLWTNDGNPPPVAAPPMPGQYVPGQQAPGQYVPGQQVPGQPAPGQAPQQPQQPQQPYAQPGQPYPQQPGQPYPQAPGQGYPQPPQPGQQFQPGQAYPPNPGQNPPPPAPPQQ; encoded by the coding sequence GTGAACAGCGATCGGGACGGGATCCGCGGGGGCTGGGCGACGCCCGGCGATGACCAGTCCGACGCCGAGTCCGCCGTCGAGACGACGGGCGAGTTCACCATCGACTACGCGCCGCCCGCCTGGTACACGCAGAACGCCTCGGGCGGTTCCGGGGATTCCGGGGGCACGGGCGACGCGGGCGACGCGGAAGGTCCGCAGGACTCGCAGGAATCCGACGGCCCGAAGGAGTCCGGGGACGTGAGGGAGTCCGAGGAGCCGCGGGAGTCGCGGGAGCCGGAGGATTCGGCACCTGCGGGTGACGCGACGGCCTCGGACGGACCGTCTGCCGCTCCGGTGACGGTGACCGGCCCGGCGCCCGTCGACGGCCCCGAGGCCCTCCTGCCGGCCGTCGTACAGCCTCATGCCGGACAGCCCGACGTCGCACCCCACTTCGCACAGCCCGACGTCGTCAGGCCTGACGTCGTGCAGCCCCACGCGCCCGTGGCGGCACCGGTCGCCGATGCCGGTGGCCCGAGCGCTCTGCCGCACCTCCCCGCGGGCGGATTCCCGGCTCCGTGGACGCCTGCCGCTCCGCCCGTCGCCTCCGATGCCGCTCCCGACGCACAGGATGCCGGGAGCGGGGACCTCGACAGCGGGGCGACCATGCGGTTCTCCGCTGTCGCACTGAAGCGTGAGATCGCGGAACGGACGGCTTCCGAGGATGCCGGGGCCGAGGACGCTCCGGCCGCGGACGCTCAGGCCGAGGCCGGCACCGCCGAAGGTGACGGTGACGACCGGGGTGACGACGGCACGGTGCGGGGCGAGGACGAAACCGAGGCCCCGGGCGCGGCCTTGACCGTGGTCCGGCCTGATCACCACGTGGGCCGGTCCGGACAGCCGGTGCCCGCCCCGCCCGTCGCCGCTCCCGAGCCCACGCCCGCGCCCGCGCCTGTCATCGATCCCGTGCTCGCCTATCAGTCGCTGGAGGCGGCCTCCCAGTCCCAGCGCGCGAGCGTCGCCGACGCACCGGTGGCGGACCGGGCGGCCGCGGCCGACGCCGTCGCCGCTTCCCCCGGCGCCGAGTCCGTCGCCGAAGCGGGCGCCGCCTCGGCCGGGACCGACGCCGAAGCCCCGGGCGGGGCCGCCGACGCCGAAGCCCCGGGCGGGGCCGCCGACGCCGTGCCGCCGGGATCGTCGGACGACGAGGCCGGTACGGACGCCGCCGCCCCCGGGGGCGGCGACTTCGAGCTCCAGGACGCCTCGTCCCAGGACAGCGAGCCCCAGGACGCGGTGCCCGTGGTCCGGCCGGAGGAGCCCGAGAGGATGCAGGACACCCCTCCCGTCTGGGCTCCGCCGCCGCTGCCGCAGGGTGGGCTGCCGCCGTTGCCGCCCGCCTACCAGCCCGCGGCCCCCGCACCCGCTCCGCACTGGCCCGCCTCCACCGAGCCCGCGCCGGCCGCCCAGGGCCAGGTGCCGTACCAGGCGCCCGTGGCACCGGCCCCGGGCCAGCCCTTCCAGCCGCCCGCCTCGGTACCGGCGCCCGCCCCCGGCCAGCCCTTCCAGCCCCCGGCCGCACAGTCACCCGCGCCCGGCCAGCCCTTCCAGCCGCCCGCGTCGGCGCCCGCGCCCGCCCCCGGCCAGCCCTTCCAGCCCCCGGCACCGCAGCCCGTGCCGTCGGCGTGGTCCTCGCCCGGCGCTCCCGGTCCTGCGGGTTCGCCTCAGGCGCCCGCGCCGGTACCGTCGGCGGAATTCGAGAACGCCGTGCCTGCTCCCCCGCAGGCCGCCCATCCCTCGCCCTCGGCAGCACCCGCTCCCGCTCCCGGGGCCCCGGGAGCGCCTCAGCAGGGGAGCTACGGCTTCCCCCAGTCCGGCGCCCCGGACCCCGTCTCCGCCCCGCAGGGCAGCTACGGCTTCCCGCAGCCCGGCCCGCCCGCTCCGGCGGCCCCGCCTGCCCAGGCACCGGGCTACGGATTCCCGCAGCCCGCCGCGGCCACGGCCCCCGAGCAGCAGGCCCCCGGCCGGCCCGCCCCCGCACCGGGCTACGGCTTCCCCCAGCCGAACACCGCGCCCCAGGACCAGCAGCCGGCCCACCCCGCCGCCCCGCAAGCCCCCGGCTACGGGTTCCCGCAGCAGAACGCCCCGGAGCAGCAGGCCCCCGGCTACGGATTCCCTCAGCCCGCCCCGGCCCCGGAGCAGCAGGCACCTGGCCAACCGGCCCCGGTCGCCCCGCCCCTGTCGGGTGCCGTGCCGCCGCACGCTCCGGCTCCAGCTCCTCAGCAGGGCTACGGATTCCCGCAGTCGGCGGACGGCTCACCCGCGCCGCAGCCGGGCTACGGCCTCGCGCAGCCGCAGGCCCCGGCATCGGCCGCCCCGCCGTACCCGTCGCCGGCACAGCCGCAGGCTCCGTACCAGCCGGGCCCGCCGCCCGTGCAGCAGCAGCCCGCCGCGCCGACCGCCCCGGTCGACCCGCGGACCGGTACCGCCTGGCCGCAGCCCGTGCGGCACGATCAGCGGCAGCCGACCAACCCCGGTGCGGCCCCGCTCGGTTACACCGCGGCGGTGGAGCTGTCCTCCGACCGGCTGCTCAACAACAAGAGGCAGAAGGCCAAGAGCGGTCGTCCGGCCGCCGCGTCGTCGCGTTTCAAGCTGGGCGGGAAGAAGGAAGAGGCCGAGCGGCAGCGGAAGTTGGAGCTGATCCGGACCCCGGTGCTCTCCTGCTACCGGATCGCCGTCATCAGTCTCAAGGGCGGTGTCGGCAAGACGACCACGACCACCGCGCTCGGCTCCACGCTCGCCACCGAGCGACAGGACAAGATCCTCGCGATCGACGCCAACCCCGACGCGGGTACGCTCGGCCGCCGGGTGCGTCGCGAGACCGGCGCCACCATTCGTGACCTCGTGCAGGCGATCCCGTACATCAACTCGTACATGGACATCCGGCGGTTCACCTCCCAGGCGCCCTCCGGGCTGGAGATCATCGCCAACGACGTCGACCCCGCCGTGTCCACGGCCTTCAACGACGAGGACTACCGGCGCGCGATCGACGTCCTGGGCAAGCAGTACCCGATCATCCTGACCGACTCCGGAACGGGTCTGCTGTACAGCGCCATGCGCGGGGTGCTCGACCTCGCCGACCAGCTCATCATCATCTCGACACCGTCGGTGGACGGGGCGAGCAGTGCCAGTACGACACTGGACTGGCTGTCGGCACACGGGTACGCGGACCTCGTCGCGCGGTCGATCACCGTCATCTCGGGAGTGCGCGAGACCGGCAAGATGGTCAAGGTCGACGACATCGTCAGCCACTTCGAGACGCGCTGCCGCGGTGTCGTGGTCGTGCCGTTCGACGAGCACCTGTCCGCGGGCGCCGAGGTCGACCTCGACATGATGCGCCCCAAGGTGCGGGAGGCGTACTTCAACCTCTCCGCGATGGTCGCCGAGGACATCGCGCGGCACCAGCAGTCGCACGGGCTGTGGACGAACGACGGCAACCCGCCGCCGGTGGCCGCGCCGCCGATGCCGGGTCAGTACGTCCCCGGGCAGCAGGCTCCCGGACAGTACGTTCCCGGGCAGCAGGTTCCGGGTCAGCCCGCGCCGGGGCAGGCTCCGCAGCAACCCCAGCAACCCCAGCAGCCGTACGCCCAGCCGGGACAGCCCTACCCGCAGCAGCCCGGTCAGCCGTATCCGCAGGCGCCGGGGCAGGGATACCCGCAACCGCCGCAGCCGGGGCAGCAGTTCCAGCCCGGACAGGCCTACCCGCCGAACCCGGGGCAGAACCCGCCGCCTCCGGCACCCCCGCAGCAGTAG
- a CDS encoding DUF397 domain-containing protein — MAEEPENDAKARKEREKDELYALDISGVAWESAPGTEEHEERVEIAYLPGGAVAMRSSLDPGTVLRYTEAEWRAFVLGARDGEFDLEPAPHAGGPATE; from the coding sequence ATGGCCGAGGAGCCGGAGAACGACGCCAAGGCGCGCAAGGAGCGGGAGAAGGACGAGCTCTACGCGCTCGACATCTCGGGGGTCGCGTGGGAGAGCGCGCCGGGCACCGAGGAGCACGAGGAGCGGGTCGAGATCGCGTATCTGCCCGGGGGCGCGGTGGCCATGCGGTCGTCGCTCGACCCGGGGACGGTCCTCCGGTACACGGAGGCGGAGTGGCGGGCCTTCGTGCTGGGTGCGCGGGACGGCGAGTTCGACCTGGAGCCGGCTCCGCACGCGGGTGGTCCGGCCACGGAGTAG